One window of Nymphaea colorata isolate Beijing-Zhang1983 chromosome 1, ASM883128v2, whole genome shotgun sequence genomic DNA carries:
- the LOC116265890 gene encoding uncharacterized protein At3g28850-like, which produces MRGVKGRFLKRLKTIRPLVIRQDRVLQVKAEDAFDLSTDSAHAAKNPLVYEGEGERIQKASSCCAELSEAETAPEIIDISELMRDLEEEVEAEVGEKLMAFDSSDDKENIRPAPTRQWLFGEKEFNGSNMVNLENCPAPATQNGRLDRKLGEGALSELNAFPPVRRTRPGSGSLFDPDLLAAFEKAVMNHILSHEAEKEAWAKTAAAEQDHRRDANDPWSEFEERCPPGGQDSVVLYTTTLRAIRKTFEECSAVRHVLSSLRILLDERDISMHTPFKEELKSLMRTTAAVVPPRLFIKGRFIGGAQEVLGLHEQGKLVGLLRGMAVISRPARICDGCAGVRFVLCFECSGSCKLASLETPDMKKRCPHCNENGLIRCPICL; this is translated from the coding sequence ATGAGGGGAGTGAAGGGAAGGTTTCTCAAAAGACTCAAGACCATAAGACCCCTCGTTATCAGGCAAGATCGGGTGTTGCAGGTGAAAGCTGAAGACGCCTTCGACCTTTCCACGGATTCCGCTCATGCCGCAAAGAATCCGTTGGTTTACGAGGGCGAAGGTGAAAGGATTCAGAAAGCCAGCAGCTGCTGCGCCGAACTCTCGGAAGCTGAAACGGCGCCAGAGATCATAGACATTTCCGAGCTCATGAGGGACCTCGAAGAGGAAGTAGAAGCAGAAGTTGGCGAGAAGTTAATGGCTTTTGATTCGTCTGATGATAAAGAAAACATCAGACCCGCACCCACCAGGCAGTGGCTGTTCGGTGAGAAGGAATTCAATGGTTCGAACATGGTGAACTTGGAGAATTGTCCTGCTCCTGCTACTCAAAATGGCCGGTTGGACAGGAAGCTCGGAGAAGGCGCCCTTTCAGAGTTGAATGCCTTTCCGCCGGTTCGACGAACGCGTCCAGGTTCCGGCAGCCTATTCGATCCTGATCTTCTTGCGGCTTTTGAGAAGGCAGTCATGAATCATATTCTTAGTCATGAGGCGGAAAAGGAGGCATGGGCCAAGACAGCGGCAGCAGAGCAAGACCACCGAAGGGATGCCAACGACCCATGGTCAGAATTCGAAGAGAGATGCCCGCCGGGGGGACAGGACTCGGTGGTGCTCTATACGACGACGCTAAGAGCAATCAGGAAGACGTTTGAGGAATGTAGTGCAGTGAGACACGTGCTTAGCAGCCTGCGGATCTTGTTAGATGAGAGGGATATCTCCATGCATACTCCATTCAAGGAGGAGCTGAAAAGCCTGATGAGAACAACCGCTGCCGTTGTGCCGCCGAGGCTGTTCATCAAGGGCAGGTTCATTGGCGGAGCGCAGGAGGTGCTGGGACTGCATGAACAGGGGAAGCTGGTAGGCCTGTTGCGAGGCATGGCGGTCATTAGTAGGCCTGCCAGAATCTGTGATGGATGTGCTGGTGTCCGCTTTGTTCTCTGCTTTGAATGCAGCGGCAGCTGCAAACTCGCCAGCTTGGAGACGCCAGACATGAAGAAAAGGTGCCCACACTGTAATGAAAATGGACTAATTCGATGCCCGATTTGTCTTTGA